One window from the genome of Leuconostoc suionicum encodes:
- a CDS encoding nucleoid-associated protein, translating into MIIQHAILHILDTNTGSLIASQGEMNVDNVGVHEYIEKLVNKIYKGDIKTGHLLPDSYLDNMMKQSDFPELTTQLATKLFDTISASESIPAGDLLSFQATIDEGSIFGLIKLNFGARYAHAVEYEDDQMVNNLVLNQSILPAATQTVDEAILVNVDDGSYQLLEKKQLIDGHRVPYFSENFLEIKPEVSAKENIQVIKRTIKNIAEKYDEPEHEVLAATQEVIYNSLAETGSISTDVIAEKVFGDNVTAKQEYQEKLTEKSLPTEVSVVNSEKYEKKYRTQKFKLDSGIEISIPVHVYQDLSKVEFVNNADGTITLMIKDIESILNKFNV; encoded by the coding sequence ATGATTATTCAACATGCAATTCTCCATATATTGGACACGAATACAGGTAGTCTTATTGCATCGCAAGGAGAAATGAACGTCGACAATGTTGGCGTCCATGAATATATTGAAAAGCTGGTTAATAAAATCTATAAAGGTGACATCAAGACAGGGCATTTATTGCCAGATAGTTATCTGGACAATATGATGAAGCAATCTGATTTTCCGGAATTAACGACACAATTGGCCACTAAATTGTTTGATACGATTTCTGCTAGTGAGTCTATTCCAGCTGGTGATTTGTTAAGTTTTCAGGCTACAATTGATGAAGGGTCAATCTTTGGATTAATTAAACTCAACTTCGGCGCTCGTTATGCTCACGCAGTAGAGTACGAAGATGATCAGATGGTGAATAATTTGGTGCTTAATCAGTCAATTTTACCGGCCGCAACGCAAACAGTTGATGAAGCCATTTTGGTAAATGTCGATGACGGTAGCTATCAATTGTTGGAAAAGAAACAACTGATTGATGGACATCGTGTGCCGTATTTTTCAGAAAATTTTTTGGAAATAAAACCTGAAGTTTCAGCAAAAGAAAATATCCAAGTCATCAAGCGTACAATTAAAAATATTGCTGAAAAATATGATGAGCCAGAACATGAGGTACTAGCTGCAACTCAGGAAGTGATTTACAATAGTTTAGCAGAGACGGGTAGTATTAGTACGGATGTTATTGCAGAGAAGGTTTTCGGTGATAACGTTACAGCTAAACAAGAATATCAAGAAAAGCTGACTGAAAAATCATTGCCAACGGAAGTTTCGGTTGTTAATTCCGAAAAGTATGAGAAAAAGTATCGAACACAAAAATTTAAGCTTGATTCAGGAATTGAAATTTCGATTCCGGTTCATGTTTATCAGGATTTGAGTAAAGTTGAATTTGTAAATAACGCTGACGGCACGATCACCTTAATGATTAAAGATATCGAATCAATATTAAATAAGTTCAATGTGTAG
- a CDS encoding dCTP deaminase/dUTPase family protein, with protein sequence MTRGFEIVSKYADENITVPKRSTQQAAGYDFEAAVDITIPSVLSNNFFKGLNILSLGKLSKLRDNEDLQDILKPVLIPTGIKAYMGEGEYLQLVSRSSGPIKKRIMMPNAVGIVDADYYNNESNEGEIFFQFINFGLKDAHIKKGERIGQGIFLPYLLADGDDAVEKSDRKGGFGSTGQ encoded by the coding sequence ATGACACGTGGATTTGAGATTGTTAGCAAATATGCTGACGAGAATATTACCGTTCCAAAGCGCAGCACACAACAAGCAGCAGGTTATGATTTTGAAGCCGCAGTGGATATCACTATCCCTAGCGTTTTGAGTAATAATTTTTTCAAGGGACTCAATATTCTATCGCTTGGGAAACTTTCAAAGCTACGTGATAATGAAGATTTGCAAGATATACTCAAACCGGTACTTATTCCAACGGGTATAAAAGCTTACATGGGGGAAGGCGAATACTTGCAACTTGTTTCGCGTTCAAGTGGACCTATTAAAAAGCGGATAATGATGCCTAATGCAGTCGGTATCGTAGATGCAGATTATTATAATAATGAAAGCAATGAAGGAGAAATTTTCTTTCAATTTATTAATTTTGGCCTTAAAGATGCCCATATTAAAAAAGGTGAACGCATCGGTCAAGGCATTTTTTTGCCCTATTTATTAGCTGATGGTGATGATGCTGTGGAAAAGTCAGATCGTAAGGGTGGCTTTGGTTCAACAGGGCAATAA
- a CDS encoding aspartate ammonia-lyase, whose translation MRTESDSLGQINVPKDVYYGAHTQRALNNFPISKETTHPEIIRAFLEIKQAAAQTNATSGNLDRAVAKHIVDATKILLSQPIDLTMFPISDVQGGAGTSTNMNVNEVVANTALEQVGRARGEYDYVNPNDHVNMGQSTNDTYPSAGKIALIRLLEPLFSELTLLVDALGNKADEFSTTYKMGRTQLQDAVPMTLGNTFHAWLKPLRRDFKRIEAARNELYTLNLGGSAIGSGINVSYHYQVHIVPNLASITGLPLEQAHDLFDATSNLDSYVALSGSLKNLAVNLSKMSNDLRLLSSGPRSGLHEINLPSKQAGSSIMPGKVNPVIPEVVNQVAFEMIGFDTTVTAASEAGQLELNAFEPIIFKSLITGIEHLQQAMNTLRINGIDGITVNKNRLSQDIDLSVSFATAMAPIIGYKEAAKIAKESLRTGKSLREVAEKKNKFTETELAHIFKVEDIVINARTPEHGLVLHAPKTTV comes from the coding sequence ATGCGCACAGAATCAGATTCACTCGGCCAAATCAACGTACCCAAAGATGTCTACTACGGGGCACACACTCAACGTGCGCTAAATAACTTTCCAATTTCAAAAGAAACAACCCATCCAGAAATCATTCGAGCCTTTTTAGAAATTAAACAGGCTGCGGCACAAACAAATGCTACATCTGGTAATCTAGATCGAGCCGTTGCTAAACATATTGTTGATGCAACAAAAATTTTGTTAAGTCAGCCAATCGATCTTACAATGTTTCCAATTAGTGATGTTCAGGGTGGTGCTGGTACAAGTACCAATATGAACGTCAATGAAGTTGTTGCCAATACAGCTCTTGAGCAGGTCGGCCGTGCACGTGGTGAATATGACTACGTTAACCCAAATGATCACGTTAATATGGGTCAGAGTACCAATGATACTTATCCTAGCGCAGGAAAAATTGCTCTTATCCGACTACTCGAACCACTTTTTTCAGAATTAACATTATTAGTAGACGCTCTTGGTAACAAAGCCGACGAGTTTTCAACAACTTACAAAATGGGACGTACACAGCTACAAGATGCTGTGCCCATGACCTTAGGAAATACCTTTCATGCTTGGTTAAAACCACTTCGTCGGGATTTTAAACGTATCGAAGCTGCCCGCAATGAGCTGTACACATTAAATCTGGGCGGATCAGCTATTGGTTCTGGTATTAACGTGAGTTATCATTATCAAGTGCACATCGTCCCTAACTTAGCTAGCATAACTGGGCTTCCACTTGAGCAAGCCCACGATTTATTTGATGCAACATCAAACTTGGATTCCTATGTTGCCTTGTCTGGTTCATTAAAAAACTTAGCAGTTAATCTATCTAAAATGTCTAATGATTTACGCTTACTCAGTTCTGGCCCACGTTCGGGATTACATGAGATTAACTTACCTTCAAAGCAAGCCGGTTCATCGATTATGCCTGGTAAAGTTAATCCGGTCATTCCAGAAGTTGTGAACCAAGTTGCATTTGAAATGATTGGCTTTGATACAACTGTTACGGCAGCAAGCGAAGCTGGCCAATTGGAACTAAATGCATTTGAGCCCATCATTTTCAAAAGCTTAATCACTGGAATCGAACATCTACAACAAGCCATGAACACTTTACGCATTAATGGTATTGATGGTATTACGGTAAACAAAAATCGTCTTTCACAAGATATTGATTTGTCAGTGAGTTTTGCAACTGCAATGGCTCCTATAATTGGTTACAAAGAAGCTGCTAAAATCGCTAAAGAATCCCTTCGTACAGGTAAATCTTTGCGTGAAGTTGCTGAAAAGAAAAATAAATTTACAGAAACTGAATTAGCACATATTTTTAAAGTCGAAGATATTGTTATCAATGCGCGTACACCTGAACATGGCCTTGTTCTCCACGCACCGAAAACAACAGTTTAA
- a CDS encoding DUF1810 family protein, which yields MPYQDSYVAKIREKVGHDFELIMPTIDVVIANAKGELLMIYNRDFDGWAFPGGYIEPEMSWQENAAREALEESGIRANAEDLQLIGSVSGAHYRTQYPNGDRVKLYTNVFLLTKWSEELDSIDDTEIDGKKWMTLKTIDHIHLTFSGRAVYQAYRQFKKTGHVQMLTINSELQRFLDAQDGRIADVNTYDDAIAELSAGQKKTHWMWFVLPQLRGLGTSERAIYYGINGAREARDYLEDAELRARLEKIIQILLAIKSSNPVAIFGDVDAKKLQASLTLFAQVSETPDLYQKALVKFFNGALHQPTLDLLNK from the coding sequence ATGCCTTATCAAGATTCTTATGTTGCTAAAATTCGTGAAAAGGTTGGGCACGACTTTGAGCTCATAATGCCTACGATAGATGTGGTCATTGCCAATGCAAAAGGTGAACTTTTGATGATTTATAACCGTGATTTTGATGGTTGGGCCTTTCCAGGTGGTTATATTGAACCTGAGATGTCATGGCAAGAAAATGCAGCCCGAGAAGCTTTGGAGGAGTCAGGTATTCGAGCAAATGCAGAAGATCTGCAATTAATCGGATCTGTTTCTGGAGCTCATTATCGCACACAATATCCTAACGGTGACCGAGTTAAGTTATATACTAATGTGTTTTTATTGACAAAATGGTCGGAAGAACTAGATTCGATAGATGATACCGAGATTGATGGGAAAAAGTGGATGACACTGAAGACGATTGATCACATACATCTGACATTTTCTGGTCGTGCAGTATATCAGGCATATCGTCAGTTCAAAAAAACTGGGCACGTACAAATGTTAACAATCAATAGTGAATTGCAACGTTTCTTGGATGCCCAAGATGGTCGTATTGCTGATGTGAATACCTATGATGATGCCATTGCTGAATTATCCGCTGGACAAAAGAAAACGCACTGGATGTGGTTTGTATTACCGCAACTTCGAGGACTAGGGACGAGTGAGCGGGCGATATATTACGGTATTAACGGTGCACGAGAGGCACGTGATTATCTAGAAGATGCTGAATTACGTGCACGCTTGGAAAAAATTATACAAATTTTATTAGCTATCAAATCATCAAATCCAGTCGCTATATTTGGAGATGTTGATGCTAAAAAATTACAGGCTAGCTTAACATTGTTTGCTCAAGTTTCTGAAACACCTGATTTATATCAAAAAGCATTAGTAAAATTTTTTAATGGCGCTTTACACCAACCAACATTGGATTTATTGAACAAATAA
- a CDS encoding TetR/AcrR family transcriptional regulator, with amino-acid sequence MSKQPSKYDLILNAFTTLLVQVGYQSTTINKIAETANVNPSTIFRKFKDKEGMLSAIIDRHLADLRTIFDDVSLTGDVETDLINMSRAFQKFQEKHQAVVVVGVQESFRKPNVSHAVEEIEISFKQNLLQYFAEMKKQHQIKETIDIEATTMNIIWLNFGYFMTVIRFNNPELITDPEDFYEKQIRFFAKSLRP; translated from the coding sequence ATGTCCAAACAACCATCAAAATACGATTTGATTCTAAATGCGTTTACGACGTTATTAGTTCAAGTAGGTTATCAGTCTACAACAATTAACAAAATTGCAGAAACAGCAAATGTTAACCCAAGTACTATCTTTAGAAAATTCAAAGATAAAGAGGGAATGCTGTCTGCAATAATCGATCGCCATTTGGCAGATTTGCGAACGATATTTGATGATGTATCTCTGACGGGTGATGTTGAGACTGATTTAATTAATATGTCAAGAGCTTTCCAAAAATTTCAGGAGAAACATCAAGCAGTTGTGGTGGTGGGGGTTCAAGAATCTTTTAGAAAGCCAAACGTCAGTCATGCTGTGGAAGAAATAGAAATTAGTTTCAAACAAAATTTATTACAATATTTCGCTGAAATGAAAAAGCAACATCAAATAAAAGAAACAATCGATATTGAAGCTACCACAATGAATATAATATGGTTGAATTTTGGGTATTTTATGACAGTTATACGTTTCAACAATCCTGAGCTAATTACTGATCCAGAAGATTTCTACGAAAAGCAAATTCGCTTTTTTGCAAAAAGTTTACGTCCTTAA
- the rpiA gene encoding ribose-5-phosphate isomerase RpiA: MSSSQDLQKIIAGRRAADFVQDGMVVGIGSGSTIAQVITALGERVANENLKIVGVPTSEKTRRNAAKLGIPMYNVDDVDKIDLTIDGADQISDDFSAIKGGGAALLWEKIVAFNSRENIWVVDSSKRVPKLNQYLPVEIIPYGSDQLFKRFTADGFHPTWRLDQNGNPVRTDSANYLIDLHIPVIENPRDLGQELINMVGVVEHGLFTDVVNRVVIGSDDGVEIIEAP, encoded by the coding sequence ATGAGTTCATCACAGGATTTACAAAAAATTATTGCAGGTCGCCGCGCCGCCGACTTTGTTCAGGACGGTATGGTAGTGGGCATCGGCTCTGGATCGACAATCGCTCAAGTCATTACCGCTTTAGGTGAACGCGTAGCCAATGAAAATTTAAAAATCGTCGGCGTCCCTACTTCTGAAAAGACAAGGCGCAATGCTGCAAAACTAGGAATCCCTATGTACAACGTCGATGATGTCGATAAAATTGATCTTACAATTGATGGAGCTGACCAAATTTCAGATGATTTCTCAGCCATTAAAGGTGGCGGGGCAGCGCTTTTGTGGGAAAAAATCGTTGCGTTTAACTCTCGTGAGAATATCTGGGTAGTGGACAGTAGCAAACGTGTACCCAAACTAAATCAGTATTTGCCAGTCGAAATTATTCCATATGGATCTGACCAATTATTTAAACGCTTTACTGCAGATGGGTTCCATCCTACTTGGCGTTTAGATCAAAATGGTAACCCTGTACGTACAGATTCAGCAAATTACCTCATTGATCTGCATATTCCCGTTATCGAAAATCCACGTGATTTAGGTCAAGAATTAATTAATATGGTCGGTGTTGTAGAGCACGGTCTGTTCACTGATGTTGTTAACCGTGTAGTCATTGGTAGTGATGATGGCGTTGAAATTATTGAAGCACCTTAA
- a CDS encoding GNAT family N-acetyltransferase: MKREEIIMEFQHEDGRYFLEKNGKVIAQITYTVINDGQTYSINSTVVDPSLRGQGIAKQLLDTIVADARAKKMTIKPVCPYVKEAFLRYPDIYQEIEYKS, encoded by the coding sequence ATAAAACGAGAGGAAATTATTATGGAATTCCAACACGAAGATGGTCGTTATTTCTTGGAAAAAAACGGCAAAGTTATCGCTCAGATTACTTATACAGTAATCAACGACGGACAAACCTATTCAATTAATTCAACCGTAGTGGACCCATCTCTACGTGGACAAGGTATTGCTAAACAATTGTTAGATACGATTGTTGCTGATGCGCGTGCCAAAAAAATGACAATAAAACCCGTCTGCCCTTATGTAAAAGAAGCATTTTTACGTTACCCCGACATTTATCAGGAGATTGAGTACAAATCATGA
- a CDS encoding YhgE/Pip domain-containing protein, whose product MSFKKFIVSKGVLGALIIVLFYGLLMVGIYFSGYKVVPSKINQLPVAIVNQDKDSATLKKQLKKSLPFKHVKTDLNMKQAKSQLNDREVYLIINIPKHFNANLKKMDGQSKGELRFYINYANPMTSVSSMEAVAKSVGNHVQKSVLLQQSKGILTAAELSQLESETKSLITANPTQKDAILQKAEQTKSTATAKINQTYANVANSYNYSIVKMNKAPSGMQHSMAPFFMSLAFYIGSMIGAMLIVVAYKSFSPLIGRWKAYTYTEIAIILISMIAPLLIVGLSKSMLHFDSNTYWQLWVNHSIELFAALNVNLIFSLILGQLGIMINMPFMLTQVVSGAGLIPRPILPDFFKVMSNISPCFYSIRADYNILYGGNSTHTLWLQLLTIGIVAIIIHLVIVAFQKKRAPLVQPS is encoded by the coding sequence ATGAGTTTCAAAAAATTTATTGTCAGCAAGGGTGTCCTCGGAGCGCTCATTATCGTGCTATTTTACGGCTTACTGATGGTTGGAATTTATTTTTCTGGGTATAAAGTCGTACCTAGCAAAATAAACCAATTACCAGTTGCCATTGTCAACCAAGATAAAGACAGTGCCACATTAAAAAAACAACTTAAAAAAAGCTTGCCATTCAAACACGTCAAAACTGATTTGAATATGAAACAGGCTAAAAGTCAATTGAACGATCGCGAAGTTTATTTGATTATTAATATTCCAAAACATTTCAATGCCAATCTCAAGAAAATGGATGGTCAATCTAAAGGTGAACTTAGGTTTTACATCAACTACGCCAACCCTATGACATCAGTTTCATCCATGGAAGCTGTTGCAAAATCAGTCGGGAATCATGTTCAAAAAAGTGTTTTACTGCAGCAAAGCAAAGGGATTCTAACTGCCGCCGAATTATCACAATTAGAATCAGAAACAAAATCATTAATTACAGCAAATCCAACACAAAAAGACGCTATTTTACAAAAAGCTGAGCAAACCAAAAGTACTGCTACAGCAAAAATAAATCAAACCTATGCAAACGTTGCTAATTCATACAATTACAGCATTGTAAAAATGAATAAAGCACCTTCTGGTATGCAACATAGTATGGCTCCATTCTTTATGTCACTAGCTTTTTATATTGGTTCCATGATTGGCGCCATGTTAATTGTCGTTGCATACAAGTCATTTTCGCCATTAATAGGTCGCTGGAAAGCATACACTTATACGGAAATCGCTATTATCTTAATTTCAATGATAGCGCCATTGTTAATTGTTGGACTAAGCAAAAGTATGCTTCATTTTGATAGTAATACCTATTGGCAACTGTGGGTTAACCATTCTATTGAGTTATTTGCAGCATTGAACGTTAACCTAATCTTTTCATTGATTCTTGGGCAACTTGGTATTATGATCAATATGCCTTTCATGCTGACTCAGGTCGTTTCAGGGGCTGGTCTCATTCCGCGTCCAATCCTGCCTGATTTTTTCAAGGTTATGAGTAATATTTCTCCTTGTTTTTATTCAATTCGCGCAGATTACAACATCTTATACGGCGGCAATAGCACACACACCCTTTGGTTGCAACTTCTGACCATTGGCATCGTAGCTATTATCATTCACCTAGTTATTGTTGCTTTCCAAAAAAAGCGCGCACCGCTGGTACAACCTTCATAA
- the gltX gene encoding glutamate--tRNA ligase: MTEDIRVRYAPSPTGHLHIGNARTAIFNWLFARHYNGTFVIRIEDTDSARNIADGEKSQLENLAWLGLDWDESPDKPGVYGPYRQSERNEQGIYQEFIDALLASGQAYKSYKTSEQLASEREAQQAAKQAPHYVYEYEGLTNEEREAKYAEFEAQGLKPVVRFRVPEEKVYAWDDIVKGHIEIGAKEVGGDWVIQKADGMPTYNFAVVVDDHLMKISHVLRGDDHVSNTPKQIMIYEALGWDVPKFGHMALIINGETGKKLSKRDENLLQFVEQYKELGYQPQAMVNFIGLLGWSPKGEDEIFSLSEFKEMFDEKRLSKANAKFDQKKLEWVNNQWMRRDTDAVMPQLIQELVDAHLISADDATDKKKWLSEVIKVAGVDGISYTRQIVELVRKPFFELSDITDEMVEYLTSEDGRKVAAAWESAYESLPIDATPADYMSTIRAIQNDLEIKGRNLWNPIRIMTTHEVQGPNLPEMLTLLDKNTVLKTMRDVKEKYLA, translated from the coding sequence ATGACAGAAGACATACGTGTTCGCTATGCGCCGTCACCAACAGGACATTTGCATATAGGGAATGCACGAACAGCTATTTTTAATTGGTTATTTGCACGCCACTACAATGGCACATTCGTTATTCGTATTGAGGATACTGACTCAGCACGTAATATTGCTGATGGTGAAAAATCACAACTTGAAAATTTGGCTTGGCTAGGTTTAGACTGGGATGAAAGTCCAGACAAACCAGGCGTTTATGGACCCTATCGTCAATCAGAACGTAATGAACAGGGTATTTATCAAGAATTTATCGATGCACTATTAGCTAGTGGGCAAGCGTACAAGTCTTACAAAACGTCAGAACAGCTCGCCTCTGAACGTGAAGCGCAACAAGCAGCCAAGCAGGCGCCACATTATGTTTATGAATATGAAGGTTTGACTAACGAAGAGCGCGAAGCCAAATATGCTGAATTTGAAGCACAAGGATTAAAGCCGGTAGTACGTTTCCGTGTGCCAGAAGAGAAAGTATATGCTTGGGATGACATCGTTAAAGGGCATATCGAAATTGGTGCTAAAGAAGTTGGTGGTGATTGGGTCATTCAAAAAGCTGATGGTATGCCAACTTATAATTTCGCAGTTGTCGTTGATGACCACTTGATGAAAATTTCCCATGTTCTTCGCGGAGATGATCATGTCTCGAATACACCAAAGCAAATCATGATTTATGAGGCTTTGGGATGGGATGTGCCAAAGTTTGGACACATGGCTTTGATTATCAATGGAGAAACTGGTAAGAAATTGTCTAAACGTGATGAAAATCTCTTGCAGTTCGTTGAACAATACAAGGAATTAGGCTACCAACCACAAGCTATGGTTAATTTTATTGGTTTGCTGGGCTGGTCACCAAAGGGTGAGGATGAAATCTTTAGTTTGTCAGAGTTCAAAGAAATGTTTGATGAAAAGCGTTTGAGCAAAGCGAATGCTAAGTTCGATCAAAAGAAATTAGAATGGGTCAACAACCAATGGATGCGTCGTGATACGGACGCTGTTATGCCACAACTTATTCAAGAGCTTGTCGATGCTCATTTGATATCTGCAGATGATGCTACTGATAAGAAAAAGTGGTTGTCAGAAGTTATTAAAGTCGCTGGCGTTGACGGTATATCATATACGCGTCAAATTGTTGAGCTAGTTCGCAAACCTTTCTTTGAGTTGAGCGATATAACAGATGAAATGGTTGAATACTTGACTTCAGAAGATGGCCGTAAAGTTGCAGCTGCGTGGGAATCAGCATATGAATCCTTGCCTATTGATGCAACTCCGGCTGATTACATGAGTACAATTCGTGCGATTCAAAACGACTTAGAAATTAAAGGCCGTAACTTATGGAATCCTATTCGTATTATGACTACTCACGAAGTCCAGGGACCTAATTTACCAGAAATGTTGACATTGTTGGATAAGAACACTGTTCTGAAGACAATGCGTGATGTGAAAGAAAAATATTTAGCATAG
- the radA gene encoding DNA repair protein RadA produces the protein MAKVKTQFICSNCGFVSARYLGRCSNCGEWGTLVEEKIQPESNDRKSRVSLDGRNAKVEKINEITSEEAPRVATKLKELNRVLGGGVVPGSMVLIGGDPGIGKSTLLLQVSGQLAQEGRVLYVTGEESATQVKLRADRLGVGHDEFYLYPETDMTAVKKQIEELQPNFVVIDSVQTMQEPDVSSAVGSVSQIREVTADLLQIAKTNNISIFIVGHVTKDGAIAGPKILEHMVDTVLYFEGDSNYKYRILRAVKNRFGATNELGIFEMRNGGLIEVANPSEIFLEERLSGATGSAIVVALEGSRPILVELQALVTPTVFGNAQRTAAGLDRNRVSLIMAVLEKRANLLLQNQDAYLKAAGGVKLDEPAIDLAIAVALASSYHDKESRPSDVFVGEIGLTGEVRSVADIEGRLKEAKKLGFKRAIVPKNNLNGVELPHGIQVIGVTTLSEALKIALGE, from the coding sequence ATCGCTAAAGTAAAAACACAATTTATATGTTCCAACTGCGGTTTTGTTTCGGCGCGGTATTTGGGACGCTGCTCAAATTGTGGTGAATGGGGCACGCTTGTTGAAGAAAAAATTCAACCAGAATCAAATGACCGTAAAAGTCGTGTGAGTCTAGATGGACGCAATGCAAAAGTTGAAAAAATAAACGAGATTACATCTGAAGAGGCACCGCGCGTAGCAACTAAGCTTAAGGAATTGAACCGAGTTTTAGGCGGTGGTGTTGTCCCAGGTTCCATGGTTTTGATTGGTGGTGATCCTGGTATTGGTAAGTCAACATTACTACTTCAAGTATCTGGACAACTCGCTCAAGAAGGTCGGGTACTATATGTAACCGGCGAAGAGTCTGCCACACAAGTGAAACTGCGTGCCGATCGCTTGGGCGTTGGGCACGATGAGTTTTATTTATATCCGGAAACGGATATGACGGCCGTGAAAAAGCAGATTGAGGAATTACAACCGAATTTTGTTGTTATTGACTCGGTACAAACCATGCAAGAACCTGATGTTTCATCGGCTGTTGGATCAGTATCACAAATTCGAGAAGTGACAGCCGATCTGTTGCAAATCGCCAAGACTAATAATATTTCGATATTTATAGTAGGGCATGTGACTAAAGATGGTGCCATAGCGGGGCCAAAGATTCTGGAGCATATGGTCGATACTGTATTGTACTTTGAAGGAGATAGTAATTATAAGTATCGCATTCTGCGTGCGGTTAAAAATCGTTTTGGCGCAACGAATGAATTAGGTATTTTTGAAATGCGTAATGGCGGTTTGATAGAAGTGGCTAATCCCTCTGAGATTTTCTTAGAAGAACGCTTATCTGGTGCCACTGGATCGGCGATTGTGGTCGCGTTAGAAGGATCACGACCTATTTTGGTTGAATTACAAGCCCTAGTAACGCCGACCGTATTTGGTAATGCACAGCGTACAGCAGCAGGACTCGATAGAAATCGTGTGTCATTGATTATGGCAGTATTAGAAAAACGCGCTAACTTATTATTACAAAATCAAGATGCGTATTTAAAGGCAGCAGGTGGCGTGAAACTTGATGAACCAGCAATTGATTTAGCAATCGCTGTTGCTCTGGCTAGTTCATATCATGATAAAGAATCAAGACCAAGTGATGTCTTTGTTGGCGAAATTGGTCTAACTGGTGAAGTCCGTAGCGTAGCAGATATTGAAGGGCGATTAAAAGAAGCTAAAAAATTAGGCTTTAAGCGTGCTATTGTTCCTAAAAATAATTTAAACGGCGTTGAATTACCTCATGGTATTCAAGTTATTGGAGTAACAACATTAAGTGAGGCGCTTAAAATTGCCTTAGGAGAATGA